The proteins below come from a single Candidatus Rokuibacteriota bacterium genomic window:
- a CDS encoding TetR family transcriptional regulator C-terminal domain-containing protein produces the protein MTHPTKQRLLDAGLAMLLEHGYNDLGIQALLAATGTPKGSFYHHFKHKEDFALQVIDQYMRQVHAGLDVCLGDKGRPPLERVRRFFELTQQNYRKEGYMGCLLGGLGQELSGVSEVFRRKIEGCFSEIAERIAVCLEKARKRGDIPADSNTRRMASLLVDCWEGAALRSRLRGNAAPLTAMLDFYFQSAVSR, from the coding sequence ATGACGCATCCAACCAAGCAGCGCCTGCTCGATGCGGGGTTGGCCATGCTCCTGGAGCATGGCTACAACGATCTGGGCATCCAGGCCCTGCTTGCGGCCACGGGTACTCCGAAGGGTTCTTTCTACCATCATTTCAAGCACAAGGAGGACTTCGCGCTCCAGGTCATCGACCAGTACATGCGGCAAGTGCATGCGGGCCTTGACGTTTGCCTCGGAGACAAGGGCCGTCCCCCGCTCGAGCGGGTGCGCCGGTTCTTCGAGTTGACGCAACAGAACTACCGGAAGGAGGGTTACATGGGCTGCCTATTGGGCGGACTCGGACAGGAACTGTCGGGCGTGAGCGAGGTGTTCCGGCGCAAGATCGAGGGGTGCTTTTCCGAAATCGCCGAGCGTATCGCCGTGTGCCTGGAAAAGGCCCGGAAAAGAGGCGACATCCCAGCCGATTCCAATACGCGGCGCATGGCAAGCTTGCTGGTTGACTGCTGGGAGGGTGCAGCGCTTCGTAGCCGGCTGCGAGGGAATGCCGCGCCGCTGACCGCGATGCTCGACTTCTACTTCCAGTCGGCAGTCAGTCGCTGA